GATGTATATGTATGGCTGATCCTTGCCAGGGATATCTATGGCAAAGAGCATAAGATGCGGGGGCATGTAACGTTAATCCGCTAGTGCAGCCCGTTCCCGGATGGTAATGGCATACGGCCTGTCTTCCAGGTGGCTGTTCACCCACGAGATGAAATCAAAGCCTTCAAACAAAGCTTTCTCGTAGGAATCATCCTTTACCGTTGGCATTTCTTTCAGGAAATACTGGCAGGCTTCTTTGCATTGTTCTTTGTTGCCCCCGGTTTTGGCCAAGCGGCGGATGAAATCGAGGATAAAGAGCTCCAGGCGATACGTCCGTGTTTTGGTGTATGCATGGCGGAATGCCTGTTTAACCTCACTTTCCAGGGTGGAATATTGCTGGCTGTCGAACAGAATCATCAGTTTGAGCAGGCGGTAACGGAAGTCGAGTTGCGGGCTGGAATTCTCTATTTTATGTTCTTCAAGTGCCGATCGGATCCATTCGAGTGCTTTTTCAAACTGCCCGGCACCGAAGTGGATGAATGCGATGTTGAACATGTTCACCAGTACCAGGGAATGGTTCACAAGGTCACTGTATTCCTTGATGCCTTCTTCAAAGGTGTGTACAATCTCTGCCGCCTTGTCAAACTCACCCCGCATGATGTACCATTTCAGCTCCACGTTGTGGCTTCCGGCAAAAATGCGGCCTTTGTTGATGCGGGTATCCGTATCTGGAATGACTTCGGTGATGGCGCGCAGCTTGTTCAGGTACATGAAGAAATCATCTTTCCTGTTCAGCCTGCTGGAAACGGCCAGCACATGATTAATGGCAAGTATATACTGAGAAGGATTTTCCCGAACATAACCCGGGTTTTCTTCACAGTGTTGAACCAGTTGCTGTGTAAACTCAAACGACTGCGCCCAGTCGCCCATAATATAATGGTAGAAACCCTGGATCTGGAGGTAATAAAGCTTAGCGGTAAACGTCTGCAGTTGGTTCTCATCGGTCGGCACCTCATCCATCAAAGGCTTGAGTTTTTTGCTGCCGGCATCTTTGCCGAGGATTCCATACTGTTTGTAATATCCGTATAGCTTAAGGGATGCATTCTGTAGTTGATTCACCTGTTGCTGGTGGTTTTGAACCATCCTTTCTTCGCGGATGATGTCATCCAGCTTCCTGAATGTAAGTTCTGATCCAAGCAGGTTCTTTTCCCATTTAAGGGCTTCCAGCAATACGGAAAATTCATCAAACCGGTAGGCCATCTTTTTCACCTGGCGCACCAGTTTGTGGCATTGGTCGTAGAGGGCTTTGTTGTGCAGGATCTGTATCCGGGTGATCATATTATACAGGCGGATGTTCACCCTGCTCTTGGAGTAGAAATTCTCCAGGCTCTCCAGGATCATCTGGTAGAGATAGTTCTTCAGCAGCGGTAGCTGACGGATGTAGCGCTCTTTCCGGAGGATCTTTTCTTCGTCATACTTTTTCTGCTTGTCAATCGCATCAAAAAGTCTGACATAATTGTTTTCGCCCTTCAATGTATGTCGTGAGACGTACTTTTTGAAGTAGCCCTTTTCATTCCTGCTCAAAGATTTGATCAGGAAGAACAGATCAGGAGATGGTTTTTTTGCCATAAACTACAAATGACTGCCCGGTGCATCTGTACCGCACTAAAATAGCAAAATAAAGATGAGAAATCAAACGGAAGTCAGGCTTCAAGCGGGTTTTCGAGAATTTGTTTTCGGATTTCCTAGGGAATCGGGGAGTATTTTGTACTGGCTTAAGGTATCATGGGTAATTTGAAATAATTGGTTATTCAATGACTCTATGTCCTCGGATGTGCGTCCGTATGTTTCTATGGGTGGATGAATCACAATGCGATTGATGCCGGGTCCGCCACCTTTCCATCGGTTATCACCTTCGGGAAACAGATGCCAATGGTCCAGGTAGGTGATGGGAAGCACGGGAAGTTGTAATTCTATGGCCATGCGGGCGGCGCCGTTCTTGAACCGCCTGAGGTTAGGTGCGTTGTGCGGTATGGTTCCTTCCGGGAAAAGAAATACGCTGATGCCTTTTTTCAGATCTGCAATGGCACGGTTGTATGCTTCCTGGGCGCTTCTGCGGCTTGAACGATCAAGCAGGATATTGGTTTTGGAGAACAGGATGCGGAAGAAAGGGATTTTGCCCAGTTCCTGTTTCCCGATGAAATGATAGTAGATGGGTAGGAAGGCATAGGTGAGGATAACGTCCAGGTAGGAAGTGTGATTGGAGATAATGACATAGGTACGGGATTTGTCAAAGGGAGACTCCTGGATCTTCCGGATGAATATACCGCTAAGCAGGGCTGTGGTGTAGGAGATGACCCTTTTGAGGGTGAAGGCGTGGGTGAACCATTTCTCCCGGGTCAGGAAAAGCGCGAAGAGGGGATATCCAAGCAGGAAAAGAATCGCGAACACCAGGATGACCCAGATCCGCCATAACAGCCTGAAGGGTTTCAGCAAATACTGCATGGTCAAAGATAGTGCTTCGCAATGGAAACGGAAGTGCAATAAAAAAAGGGCCGTCCAAACGGACAGCCCTTTTTTCTATCACAAGATGTCAACTGATTTTCTAAACTTGGTTATTTATCCTACCTACAATATCTGTGATAGAGGCGCTCGGTAAATAACTTAGTTCTTATCCCAGAACAGTTTGGTGGTGAGTTCGTCTCCACCGATGGCACTGGCAGCAGAAGTATAGCTTGCTGTGTTCAGTGTTTGTTCATTGGCTGGGTAAGTATAGCGTTTCGGAATATCAGCAGTGGTCAGACCTGTAGGAGGATTGAATGCAGGTGCATCCAGTCTTCTCCAGGTAGTCCAGCCAAGGAATCCGCGGTTGTAGAAGGCCAACCAGGCCTGTGTACCGATTTTTTCAAGGTTGGTACCAGGCGCAGAAGAAAATGCTACATCCGTTTGAGCCTGGTAAGTAGAGTCTTCTTTAATTGTACCACCCCAATACAGGATAGATGAGGTAATACCACTTTTATAGTAATCTTCTACTGTACCGCCTACGCTATAACCACGCTCTGCAGCTTCTGCCAGGTAAAATTGAACTTCTGTATAATCCAACAAAAGCATTTCCAGGGTCGGATTTTTAACAATTGTGGTATCATCAATGTGGGTATATGAACCATAACTGTTAGAAGCTCCATAGATACCACCTTTGTAAATGGGACCCAATGAATCAGAAAGATTATCCATGAAATAATCATTCCTTCTGGGATCATTAAGGTTGTTCATTAAATCAACCAAGGTATTGGCGGGAATAAAATCCTTACGTCCGGAAAGCTCCAAGTCTACATAAAGTGGATTTGTGTTGGGAGACGATGCAAAGTATTGCAATGCTGCATTGTCACCTGCACCTGAAATAACCCCGGCGCCATATGCACTTTCTACGGTGTTTTTTGCCAAAGTTGCATCAGCATCTGCAAGAGCGATTCCAAGTTTCAGTTTCAATGAATTGGCGAATGTTTTCCATTTAGCAACATCTCCATTGTAAATCATATCGGAACCATTAGCAAAACTGCTACCACCTGTATTTAAGGCGCTGTTTGCTGCATCCAGACGAGAAATTAGATCAACATAAATGGCTGCAGCATCGTCATACTTTGGCAGTACGTTTCCAATATTCAAAGCTTGGCTATAAGGAATATTACCAAAAAGATCAACCAAATGCTGATATGCGTATACATTCAGGATTTCGATGATAGCAAGGCGATTGCTTTTAGCCACTTCTTCTGAAGTTGTAAGGGTTGTTTCCTCACCTATCACTTTGGCAGCTTGTTGAAAGTTTCCCAGTACATCACGGTACCATGTTCTCCAGGCATAATCCGGGATGGAACGGGTGGTGATGTTGTAGTTGGATTCATCCGTATAGGTGGTTTCTGTCCAGTACTGGGCAAACAGGCGGAATACGTTCCGGTTCACATTTGTGCTGGTTTCCTGGTCGCACATGTTGCGCAGTGCGTTGCTGAAAAGGGTGTTACCTGTAACCTCTTCAGGATGCTTGGTGTCCTTGTTGAACTCCTCCAGTTTGGTACATGACAGGGCGGTCATCCCGATCAGTCCTACTGCAATATATTTTGTGATTTTCATGACGTTTCTTTTTTTCTGTGGTTTCACCATTAGAACTGAAGGTTTACGTTGAAGCCGAAGTTCCGGGTGGTAGGCATTACACCGGATTGCCATCCCTGGATGTTACCGGAAGTAACACCTGATTCAGGATCTGCATAAGGCAGGTTCTTGTGGATGATCCACAGGTTGTTGCCTACAACACTGAAGCTTGCACCGCTGAAGAACTTGTCTTTCAGTTTGGCTGAAGGGATGGTGTAGGTTACTGACAGTTCACGCAGTTTCACATAACCTGCATCGTAAACGAACTCTTTGTCAGGGTATGCAGCATACCCGAAGAGACTGAAGTTCTTTCCGTCTGCGCGTGTGGTATTTGGGTTGCCGTTTGCATCCACACCGTCGAAGATCAAACCACCATTGTTGGAAGCGGATTCACGAACGGGTACACCCAGTTCATTGTTTCCAACAGTGTTGTCATACAGACCGGTTGCCAGACCGTAATACTGGTCGAGGGAGAATACATCTCCACCTTTTTGCCAGTCGATCAGGGCGCTGAAGCGGAAGTTTTTGTAAGTAACGGCGTTGGTGATACCGGCATTCCAGTCGGGGTTTACATCCCCAAGCACCACGTTGGCAGCGCTTGTTGAAGCGTATTTACCGTTGGATTTAACAACCGGATCAAGACCGCTGATGCTTACTGGATCTCCGTTCACGTCAACGAAATCTTTTCCTTGCAGTGTACCAATGGGCTCACCCTTGGTAGCATTCAGTGAAATACCTCCTTGCCATGAGGCCAGTACTAGGTTGGTAACTTCGTTGCCAAACTCATCCTTGAACAGGTCGATTACCTTATTACGGTTACGGGCCCAGTTCAGGGTTACATCCCATTTCACCTTATCATTTTTGTAAGGAGTACCGTTGATGTTCAATTCGATACCGGAGTTTTGCACTTTACCGGCATTTACGAATTTGCTGGAGTAACCTGTAGCATTGGAAACAGCAACAGCAAAGATCTGGTCAATGGTGTTTGTGTTGTAGTATGCAACGTCAAATCCGAGACGGCTTTTCAGGAAGATCATTTCCAAACCGGTTTCAAGACTCTTTGATCTTTCCGGGCGAAGGTCTTCTGTTTTCTTCACGTTGGTTCTAGAGAAGAGGGTGGTGCTTCCGAAAGGAGCTGGCTTGTCATATGTGTCGTACAAGCTGGCGAAAGGAGCATCGTTACCTACTTCAGCGTAGTTTACACGCACTTTTCCAAATTCAAGCCAATCTTTCTTCAGTTTTTCAGAGAAGATAAAGCTACCTGCAACTGAAGGATAGAAGATGCTATTGCTACCTGACTTCAATGTAGAGAAGTAATCCTGTCTTGCGGTTACATCAAGGAACAGGAAGCGTTTGAAACCCAAAGATGCACTTCCAAAGTAACCGTCGGTACCTATGATAGAGGCGGTTTCCAAAGGAGCCAATGCTGTGGATTTGGTGTTCAGAAGAGAATAGGTACCTGGTACCGCCAATCCTCCGTTTGTAGCGGAGAATACAGAGTTGTTTCTGGTTCTGCGATAGTTAGTACCCAAAGTTGCATTCAGGTTCAGGTTCTCAGACAGATCTTTGTTGTAGGTAAAAAAGATGTCCATGTTGCTTTCGAGGAAGGTATGGTCGAAGCGGGAGTAACCAGAACTTTGAACCGAACGGTCGATACCAAAATTCAGCGGAAGACTACCAACCGCCATGCGCTCTTCCTGCAGTTCACTGTAGGTATCAGCTGAGAAGCGGGCAGAGAGACGCAGTGCTTCACTCAGTTGGTAGTTGATATTCAGTGTACCATAGAAACGATCGCGTACGTCTGTTTCATAGTTTTCGTAACGCTCAAAATAAAAGTTGTTCCAGTACAAGGGAATTGGATCGTCAGGACTGGATGGGTTCCAGGTTACGTTGCGACCGGTCAGATCATACATGTCTTTCAATTCCTGTACGTCTACGTTGAGGGCCCACCACTGACGGAAGCTTGACAACATGTTCGCGTTGTACCCGGTGATGTTACGACCTTTACCTTTTGTTTTTACGTAGTTACCTACTGCGCCAACAGAAAGTTTATCGGTCAGGTTGCTGGTACCGTTGAAACCGAAGTTATCACGTTCCAGACGTGCATTCGGCATGATACCTTTCTGCGTGAATTTCTGATAAGAAACACGGAAAGAACCTTTGTCGTTTGCGTTTGAAACAGCAATATTG
The DNA window shown above is from Flavobacteriales bacterium and carries:
- a CDS encoding 1-acyl-sn-glycerol-3-phosphate acyltransferase, which encodes MQYLLKPFRLLWRIWVILVFAILFLLGYPLFALFLTREKWFTHAFTLKRVISYTTALLSGIFIRKIQESPFDKSRTYVIISNHTSYLDVILTYAFLPIYYHFIGKQELGKIPFFRILFSKTNILLDRSSRRSAQEAYNRAIADLKKGISVFLFPEGTIPHNAPNLRRFKNGAARMAIELQLPVLPITYLDHWHLFPEGDNRWKGGGPGINRIVIHPPIETYGRTSEDIESLNNQLFQITHDTLSQYKILPDSLGNPKTNSRKPA
- a CDS encoding SusC/RagA family TonB-linked outer membrane protein: MKKLFIFGTLCLGLWAQVFGQDASGQQDKEISGSIINSADNEPVIGAAVVVKGTMVGTVTDIDGKFKLRVPAGSNTLVVSFIGMKSQELQVGDKTSFDIKMDEDVMNLDEVVVTALGISREKKSLGYASQQVTGDAVTDTKSGNFVNQLSGKVAGVQVKTNNNFGGSTNVIIRGSSSITGNNQALFIVDGMPVNNSNTNQDKYGPGLRTQAEGQGGYDYGNAVADINPNDIESINVLKGAAATALYGSRAANGVVIITTKKGKKVAGGRQRYGVDFNSNVTLGFVDKKTFPTYQDQYGEGYGPYYDDPTGYFYLADIDGDGNDDLVSTFTEDASYGPAFDPNLMVYQWNSFDPESPKYKQATPWVNAENGPITFFETAVTTSNNIAVSNANDKGSFRVSYQKFTQKGIMPNARLERDNFGFNGTSNLTDKLSVGAVGNYVKTKGKGRNITGYNANMLSSFRQWWALNVDVQELKDMYDLTGRNVTWNPSSPDDPIPLYWNNFYFERYENYETDVRDRFYGTLNINYQLSEALRLSARFSADTYSELQEERMAVGSLPLNFGIDRSVQSSGYSRFDHTFLESNMDIFFTYNKDLSENLNLNATLGTNYRRTRNNSVFSATNGGLAVPGTYSLLNTKSTALAPLETASIIGTDGYFGSASLGFKRFLFLDVTARQDYFSTLKSGSNSIFYPSVAGSFIFSEKLKKDWLEFGKVRVNYAEVGNDAPFASLYDTYDKPAPFGSTTLFSRTNVKKTEDLRPERSKSLETGLEMIFLKSRLGFDVAYYNTNTIDQIFAVAVSNATGYSSKFVNAGKVQNSGIELNINGTPYKNDKVKWDVTLNWARNRNKVIDLFKDEFGNEVTNLVLASWQGGISLNATKGEPIGTLQGKDFVDVNGDPVSISGLDPVVKSNGKYASTSAANVVLGDVNPDWNAGITNAVTYKNFRFSALIDWQKGGDVFSLDQYYGLATGLYDNTVGNNELGVPVRESASNNGGLIFDGVDANGNPNTTRADGKNFSLFGYAAYPDKEFVYDAGYVKLRELSVTYTIPSAKLKDKFFSGASFSVVGNNLWIIHKNLPYADPESGVTSGNIQGWQSGVMPTTRNFGFNVNLQF
- a CDS encoding SusD/RagB family nutrient-binding outer membrane lipoprotein: MKITKYIAVGLIGMTALSCTKLEEFNKDTKHPEEVTGNTLFSNALRNMCDQETSTNVNRNVFRLFAQYWTETTYTDESNYNITTRSIPDYAWRTWYRDVLGNFQQAAKVIGEETTLTTSEEVAKSNRLAIIEILNVYAYQHLVDLFGNIPYSQALNIGNVLPKYDDAAAIYVDLISRLDAANSALNTGGSSFANGSDMIYNGDVAKWKTFANSLKLKLGIALADADATLAKNTVESAYGAGVISGAGDNAALQYFASSPNTNPLYVDLELSGRKDFIPANTLVDLMNNLNDPRRNDYFMDNLSDSLGPIYKGGIYGASNSYGSYTHIDDTTIVKNPTLEMLLLDYTEVQFYLAEAAERGYSVGGTVEDYYKSGITSSILYWGGTIKEDSTYQAQTDVAFSSAPGTNLEKIGTQAWLAFYNRGFLGWTTWRRLDAPAFNPPTGLTTADIPKRYTYPANEQTLNTASYTSAASAIGGDELTTKLFWDKN